Proteins encoded in a region of the Sugiyamaella lignohabitans strain CBS 10342 chromosome B, complete sequence genome:
- the TAE1 gene encoding Tae1p (AdoMet-dependent proline methyltransferase; catalyzes the dimethylation of ribosomal proteins Rpl12 and Rps25 at N-terminal proline residues; has a role in protein synthesis; fusion protein localizes to the cytoplasm; GO_component: GO:0005737 - cytoplasm [Evidence IEA,IEA]; GO_component: GO:0005737 - cytoplasm [Evidence IDA] [PMID 14562095]; GO_component: GO:0005829 - cytosol [Evidence IDA] [PMID 20481588]; GO_function: GO:0071885 - N-terminal protein N-methyltransferase activity [Evidence IDA,IMP] [PMID 20481588]; GO_function: GO:0008168 - methyltransferase activity [Evidence IEA,IEA]; GO_function: GO:0016740 - transferase activity [Evidence IEA]; GO_process: GO:0018016 - N-terminal peptidyl-proline dimethylation [Evidence IDA,IMP] [PMID 20481588]; GO_process: GO:0002181 - cytoplasmic translation [Evidence IGI,IMP] [PMID 19055778]; GO_process: GO:0032259 - methylation [Evidence IEA]), which produces MPLEPDVPADTHINYDDAVSYWSSVPATVDGMLGGFGTGVVPKVDIIGSNAFVRRLNILQKSASGDQLPRHGLDVGAGIGRITKDFLSKICDQVDLVEPVKNFVDQAHESLADLKKEGKVGTIFNVGMQDFTPEEGKYWLIWCQWCVGHLADDRLVEFFQRCIKGLQPGGYIIVKENNAPVEDDFDDTDSSVTRTDAKFRELFTRAGLDLKLVTKQTGLPRELYPVRMYALRPATDVEPSS; this is translated from the coding sequence ATGCCTTTAGAACCGGACGTGCCAGCTGATACGCATATCAATTACGACGATGCGGTGAGCTACTGGTCGTCAGTGCCGGCCACGGTCGACGGAATGCTTGGCGGATTCGGCACGGGAGTGGTGCCCAAAGTCGATATTATAGGGTCTAATGCGTTTGTACGACGACTGAATATTCTTCAAAAATCTGCTTCTGGAGACCAATTGCCTCGTCATGGTCTGGATGTTGGAGCAGGAATCGGACGAATCACCAAAGATTTCTTGTCGAAAATCTGCGACCAGGTGGATCTGGTGGAGCCAGTCAAGAACTTCGTGGACCAGGCACATGAATCGCTGGCTGATCTGAAGAAAGAGGGCAAAGTGGGCACAATATTCAATGTAGGAATGCAAGATTTCACACCCGAAGAGGGCAAATACTGGCTGATTTGGTGTCAATGGTGTGTCGGTCATTTGGCCGACGACCGGCTGGTGGAGTTCTTCCAGCGATGTATCAAGGGACTTCAACCCGGTGGATATATCATCGTCAAAGAAAACAACGCACCTGTCGAAGACGATTTCGATGACACTGACAGTTCTGTCACAAGAACCGATGCCAAATTCCGCGAACTGTTCACACGAGCGGGACTTGACCTCAAACTGGTCACCAAACAAACCGGGCTCCCCAGAGAACTGTACCCCGTGCGAATGTACGCGCTACGACCGGCCACCGACGTAGAACCCTCCTCTTAG
- the IKS1 gene encoding protein kinase IKS1 gives MSLLGLCPRPRGSSRFARVGRRRSQQLLPSRSNGVWGSAPAAGSSTNGSDRFFISSALLGRGSRGAVYLVEHVLDGFSLGFFALKKVAVGDDHAWLEKVLSEVNLLRMLSHPNLVRYNHVWLEVSSLSSFGPLVPCAYILQEYCNGGTLEEYMMKGRYKPGTDGESDIIPQFQRDPNDRTWTKNDIKAKRDRIRRRMSQQGADGQGYTDFSGRNGGSMSAVVDDNDDEYVAELTIEEIISFMTDIVMGVKYLHQNQIIHRDLKPSNCLLCRIPGQSLPTVLVSDFGEGQIEGLNRMGSGSTGTLEYTAPELVQTVSGRFVAQFSKKTDVFSLGMILHYLCFSRLPYSNVWQERGDLEALTGEVRQFGGFDINISNSKLHRTDLDPQLLALVDAMVSIDPDRRPTADQVLFILGQVNERYRQQQFHQAQTTAMSTASQTSPPPASSTSGTSTAAATTTAVPEITTNTTATSTSTALPINSTTATLRISDTSSSLMSPTLSPSINTPATSSFDMSSSLSSSLVPTVIYSPDHQRPNMLLRYLPTWIQRLAIRNRRSPRQLTSSLLLTKGTLLLIKLATIYKLAPSPYTQAIYMLLGVELATLSIPVSIGLFLAHLVLYSLA, from the coding sequence ATGAGCctgctggggctctgccccagaccccgtggctcctctcgcttcgctcgagtcgggcgtcgacggtctcagcaactcctgccaagcaggagcaacggggtctggggcagcgccccagccgccggaagcAGTACTAACGGTAGCGATAGGTTCTTTATTTCAAGTGCTTTGCTAGGAAGAGGTAGTAGAGGAGCCGTTTATTTAGTGGAGCACGTTTTAGACGGGTTTTCTTTGGGGTTTTTTGCTTTGAAGAAGGTGGCAGTAGGCGACGACCATGCGTGGTTGGAAAAGGTGCTGTCCGAGGTGAATCTTTTGAGGATGCTGTCACATCCGAATCTGGTGAGGTATAATCATGTGTGGCTCGAGGTGAGCTCGCTGTCGAGTTTTGGGCCGCTGGTGCCGTGTGCTTATATTCTACAGGAGTACTGTAATGGCGGGACTCTCGAGGAGTATATGATGAAAGGACGGTATAAACCAGGCACTGATGGAGAAAGCGATATTATTCCGCAGTTTCAGCGAGATCCGAATGACAGAACGTGGACCAAGAATGATATTAAGGCCAAACGTGATAGAATCAGACGGCGTATGTCACAGCAGGGCGCGGATGGTCAGGGTTATACTGATTTTAGCGGTAGAAATGGAGGGTCTATGAGTGCTGTAGTAGACGATAATGACGACGAATATGTTGCTGAATTGACTATTGAAGAGATTATATCGTTCATGACAGATATTGTAATGGGCGTGAAGTATTTACatcagaaccagatcaTCCATCGGGATCTGAAACCGAGCAATTGTCTGTTGTGTCGAATTCCCGGCCAGAGCTTGCCGACTGTTCTTGTCAGTGATTTTGGTGAAGGACAGATTGAAGGGTTAAATCGAATGGGCAGTGGAAGTACTGGTACTTTGGAGTACACAGCACCTGAGCTTGTTCAGACAGTTAGTGGACGGTTTGTTGCCCAGTTTTCTAAGAAAACCGACGTGTTTTCACTAGGAATGATTCTACATTATCTGTGTTTCTCAAGATTGCCATATTCAAATGTGTGGCAAGAACGAGGTGATCTTGAAGCGCTTACTGGAGAAGTCCGGCAGTTTGGGGGGTTCgatatcaacatcagtaATAGTAAACTTCACCGTACAGACCTGGATCCTCAACTTCTTGCTCTTGTGGACGCCATGGTCTCGATAGATCCCGACAGAAGACCTACTGCTGACCAAGTGCTGTTCATACTGGGACAAGTAAATGAACGATatcgacagcagcaattccACCAAGCACAAACCACTGCCATGTCCACTGCCTCACaaacatcaccaccacccgcatcatcaacatcaggaacatcaacagcagcagcaacaacaacagcagttccAGAAATAACTACCAACACAACTGCTACATCCACATCTACAGCTCTACCTATAAACAGCACAACAGCCACACTGAGAATATCTGATACGTCGAGTTCACTTATGTCTCCTACACTGTCTCCATCAATTAACACACCAGCGACGTCATCATTCGACATGAGCAGTTCACTCAGCTCGTCGCTCGTCCCCACTGTAATATATTCACCCGACCACCAGCGACCCAACATGCTCCTTCGCTACCTACCAACCTGGATCCAACGACTCGCGATCAGAAACCGTCGTTCACCCCGCCAACTAACATCCAGCCTTCTCCTCACCAAAGGAACACTCCTGCTCATAAAACTGGCCACGATCTACAAACTGGCACCCTCGCCATACACACAAGCAATTTACATGCTCCTCGGAGTCGAGCTGGCCACACTCTCCATCCCCGTCTCCATCGGACTCTTTCTCGCCCATCTCGTCCTGTACTCACTAGCATGA
- the VPS21 gene encoding Rab family GTPase VPS21 (Endosomal Rab family GTPase; required for endocytic transport and sorting of vacuolar hydrolases; required for endosomal localization of the CORVET complex; required with YPT52 for MVB biogenesis and sorting; involved in autophagy and ionic stress tolerance; geranylgeranylation required for membrane association; protein abundance increases in response to DNA replication stress; mammalian Rab5 homolog; VPS21 has a paralog, YPT53, that arose from the whole genome duplication; GO_component: GO:0005768 - endosome [Evidence IEA]; GO_component: GO:0010008 - endosome membrane [Evidence IEA]; GO_component: GO:0005770 - late endosome [Evidence IMP] [PMID 11872141]; GO_component: GO:0016020 - membrane [Evidence IEA]; GO_component: GO:0031966 - mitochondrial membrane [Evidence IEA]; GO_component: GO:0005741 - mitochondrial outer membrane [Evidence IDA] [PMID 16407407]; GO_component: GO:0005739 - mitochondrion [Evidence IEA]; GO_component: GO:0005739 - mitochondrion [Evidence IDA] [PMID 14576278]; GO_component: GO:0005739 - mitochondrion [Evidence IDA] [PMID 16823961]; GO_function: GO:0005525 - GTP binding [Evidence IEA,IEA]; GO_function: GO:0003924 - GTPase activity [Evidence IDA] [PMID 11210571]; GO_function: GO:0003924 - GTPase activity [Evidence IMP] [PMID 8163546]; GO_function: GO:0000166 - nucleotide binding [Evidence IEA]; GO_process: GO:0006895 - Golgi to endosome transport [Evidence IGI,IMP] [PMID 22748138]; GO_process: GO:0006895 - Golgi to endosome transport [Evidence IGI,IMP] [PMID 23612966]; GO_process: GO:0006897 - endocytosis [Evidence IMP] [PMID 8163546]; GO_process: GO:0032511 - late endosome to vacuole transport via multivesicular body sorting pathway [Evidence IGI] [PMID 22748138]; GO_process: GO:0036258 - multivesicular body assembly [Evidence IGI] [PMID 22748138]; GO_process: GO:0036010 - protein localization to endosome [Evidence IGI] [PMID 23264632]; GO_process: GO:0006623 - protein targeting to vacuole [Evidence IMP] [PMID 8163546]; GO_process: GO:0015031 - protein transport [Evidence IEA,IEA]; GO_process: GO:0007264 - small GTPase mediated signal transduction [Evidence IEA]; GO_process: GO:0006810 - transport [Evidence IEA]; GO_process: GO:0000011 - vacuole inheritance [Evidence IMP] [PMID 1493335]) → MSTPRTSTSSPRFAQFKLVLLGESAVGKSSLVNRFAKDQFDDFRESTIGAAFLTQTVQVDPNTIVKFEIWDTAGQERYKSLAPMYYRNANCAVVVYDITQSASLTRAKAWVKELQHQANENIIIALAGNKFDLQESRDVDTSVAEAYAKEAGLLFFETSAKTGENVTELFTAIAKKLPIESVLNRSTRPSGPKGVDLSRSARQPSGANGAGACNC, encoded by the coding sequence ATGTCTACCCCTAGAACATCGACATCATCTCCGCGGTTTGCGCAGTTCaaactggttttgttggGCGAATCAGCTGTAGGAAAGAGTTCTTTAGTGAACCGATTTGCCAAAGATCAGTTTGACGATTTCCGAGAGTCGACCATTGGAGCTGCTTTCTTGACCCAGACTGTTCAAGTGGACCCCAACACCATTGTCAAGTTCGAGATCTGGGACACTGCTGGCCAAGAGCGTTATAAATCACTGGCTCCAATGTACTACCGCAATGCCAACTGTGCGGTAGTCGTCTACGATATTACACAATCGGCGTCGCTGACCCGAGCGAAGGCTTGGGTCAAGGAGTTGCAACACCAGGCCaatgaaaatatcatcattGCCCTTGCAGGAAACAAATTCGATTTACAAGAATCTCGAGACGTCGACACTTCAGTGGCTGAAGCATATGCCAAAGAAGCAGGTCTGCTGTTTTTCGAGACCTCGGCCAAGACCGGCGAGAACGTCACGGAGCTGTTCACGGCTATTGCCAAGAAACTGCCCATCGAATCGGTTCTCAACAGATCCACCCGACCCTCGGGCCCCAAGGGCGTCGACCTCTCACGCTCGGCTCGCCAACCGTCCGGTGCCAACGGTGCTGGCGCCTGCAACTGTTAG
- the SEC61 gene encoding translocon subunit SEC61 (Conserved ER protein translocation channel; essential subunit of Sec61 complex (Sec61p, Sbh1p, and Sss1p); forms channel for SRP-dependent protein import; with Sec63 complex allows SRP-independent protein import into ER; involved in posttranslational soluble protein import into the ER, ERAD of soluble substrates, and misfolded soluble protein export from the ER; GO_component: GO:0005784 - Sec61 translocon complex [Evidence IDA] [PMID 8612571]; GO_component: GO:0005784 - Sec61 translocon complex [Evidence IDA] [PMID 9252322]; GO_component: GO:0005783 - endoplasmic reticulum [Evidence IEA]; GO_component: GO:0005789 - endoplasmic reticulum membrane [Evidence IEA]; GO_component: GO:0016021 - integral component of membrane [Evidence IEA]; GO_component: GO:0016021 - integral component of membrane [Evidence ISM] [PMID 12192589]; GO_component: GO:0016020 - membrane [Evidence IEA,IEA]; GO_function: GO:0015450 - P-P-bond-hydrolysis-driven protein transmembrane transporter activity [Evidence IMP] [PMID 1550957]; GO_function: GO:0015450 - P-P-bond-hydrolysis-driven protein transmembrane transporter activity [Evidence IDA] [PMID 9252322]; GO_function: GO:0015197 - peptide transporter activity [Evidence IMP] [PMID 10758167]; GO_function: GO:0005048 - signal sequence binding [Evidence IDA] [PMID 12134063]; GO_process: GO:0030433 - ER-associated ubiquitin-dependent protein catabolic process [Evidence IPI] [PMID 19696741]; GO_process: GO:0030433 - ER-associated ubiquitin-dependent protein catabolic process [Evidence IMP] [PMID 24314051]; GO_process: GO:0006616 - SRP-dependent cotranslational protein targeting to membrane, translocation [Evidence IDA] [PMID 11076036]; GO_process: GO:0044743 - intracellular protein transmembrane import [Evidence IMP] [PMID 24314051]; GO_process: GO:0070843 - misfolded protein transport [Evidence IMP] [PMID 24314051]; GO_process: GO:0031204 - posttranslational protein targeting to membrane, translocation [Evidence IDA] [PMID 7758110]; GO_process: GO:0031204 - posttranslational protein targeting to membrane, translocation [Evidence IDA] [PMID 9252322]; GO_process: GO:0031204 - posttranslational protein targeting to membrane, translocation [Evidence IMP] [PMID 9843581]; GO_process: GO:0015031 - protein transport [Evidence IEA,IEA]; GO_process: GO:0030970 - retrograde protein transport, ER to cytosol [Evidence IMP] [PMID 10635318]; GO_process: GO:0030970 - retrograde protein transport, ER to cytosol [Evidence IMP] [PMID 9303298]; GO_process: GO:0006810 - transport [Evidence IEA]) has protein sequence MGGAMLLLIDETLQKGYGFSTGFSLFAVLSVSTKFVWNALSLSTQDIGRGKEFIGAIVSLVHGLFTRNFKNALIESFYRTHLPNVFEVYGNILAFGAVVFLLNFRYDINVKSTKVRTPSSNYPIRLLYTGNVPIYMFYAIVSNLFIFSNILFRLFPSNVVVRLIGTWEQHGDNPQLFAVSGLCYYLQPPFGLVEALWDPIKTVIYASTLILAAIYFAKTWTEISGSSPRDIAKQFKDNDIVIVGHRDVAILRELKKIITPAAAIGGALSAAVIVLPDLLGFTGSGLLMFIGASTIYTYFEIIAQESGQPGFSVGNW, from the coding sequence ATGGGTGGAGCTATGCTTCTTCTCATTGACGAGACCTTGCAAAAGGGATACGGATTCAGCACCGGATTCTCTCTTTTCGCTGTTTTGTCTGTCAGCACCAAGTTTGTGTGGAACGCACTTTCTTTGTCGACTCAAGATATCGGCAGAGGTAAGGAGTTTATTGGTGCTATTGTATCTCTTGTCCACGGTCTGTTCACTCGTAACTTCAAGAACGCCTTGATTGAGAGTTTCTACAGAACCCACTTGCCCAATGTGTTTGAGGTTTACGGCAACATTCTTGCTTTTGGCGCCGTTGTGTTCCTTCTTAACTTCAGATACGATATCAATGTCAAGTCGACCAAGGTGCGAACTCCCAGTTCTAACTACCCCATCCGTCTGCTGTACACTGGCAATGTGCCAATTTACATGTTCTACGCCATTGTGAGCAACCTGTTCATTTTCAGCAACATTCTGTTCAGACTGTTCCCATCCAATGTAGTTGTTCGTCTCATTGGTACCTGGGAACAACACGGTGACAACCCTCAATTGTTTGCTGTGTCTGGTTTGTGTTACTACTTGCAACCACCCTTTGGACTTGTTGAGGCCCTGTGGGACCCTATTAAGACCGTTATCTACGCCTCAACCCTGATTTTGGCTGCTATCTACTTCGCCAAGACCTGGACCGAAATCTCGGGCTCGTCACCCCGTGACATTGCCAAGCAATTTAAGGACAACGACATTGTTATCGTCGGTCACCGTGATGTGGCTATTTTGCGTGAACTCAAGAAGATCATCACCcccgctgctgctattggAGGAGCTCTTTCTGCCGCCGTCATTGTGCTGCCCGACCTGCTCGGCTTCACTGGCTCTGGTCTCCTCATGTTCATCGGTGCCAGCACCATCTACACCTACTTCGAGATCATCGCCCAAGAGAGCGGCCAACCAGGCTTCAGCGTCGGCAACTGGTAA